A part of Schistosoma mansoni strain Puerto Rico chromosome W, complete genome genomic DNA contains:
- a CDS encoding putative 40s ribosomal protein S4 — MLDKLGGNFAPRPSTGPHKLRECLPLCIFLRNRLKYALTYTECTKILAQRLVKVDGRVRTDKKYPAGFMDVITIEKTNEHFRLIYDTKGRFAIQRIHPDEAKYKLCKVKKVLVGHGGVPYIVTHDARTIRYPDPNIKPNDTIQVDIATGKVLNHIKFEPGNMCMVTGGRNLGRVGTITQWERHPGSVEMVHVRDSTGHQFVTRLNNIFIIGKSNKPWISLPKNRGIRLSIIEERDKRIRARRLAH; from the exons ATGTTGGATAAGCTGGGGGGTAATTTTGCCCCAAGACCCAGCACAGGTCCTCACAAATTGAGAGAATGTCTACCACTCTGTATATTCTTACGAAATCGTCTGAAATATGCACTCACTTATACAGAATGCACGAAGATATTGGCCCAACGTCTGGTTAAAGTTGATGGGAGAGTGCGCACTGATAAGAAGTATCCTGCGGGATTCATGGATGTTATCACCATAGAGAAAACAAACGAGCACTTTCGCCTTATTTACGACACCAAAGGCAGGTTTGCTATTCAGCGCATCCATCCTGATGAGGCTAAGTATAAACTCTGTAAAGTAAAGAAAGTCCTAGTCGGCCACGGAGGAGTACCATACATTGTGACCCATGACGCCAGGACCATTCGATATCCAGATCCAAATATCAAGCCAAATGATACAATCCAGGTGGACATCGCCACGGGAAAAGTTCTAAACCATATTAAATTTGAACCAG GCAACATGTGTATGGTTACGGGTGGACGTAACTTGGGACGAGTTGGAACTATTACTCAATGGGAACGTCATCCTGGTTCTGTTGAAATGGTTCACGTGCGCGACAGCACAGGACATCAGTTCGTCACTCGCCTAAACAATATCTTCATCATTGGAAAGTCAAACAAACCATGGATTTCTCTACCGAAAAACAGGGGTATCAGATTGTCTATTATTGAAGAGCGCGATAAGCGAATACGGGCAAGACGCCTTGCTCACTAA
- a CDS encoding putative 40s ribosomal protein S4 codes for MGVRGNRKHLKRLNAPKHWMLDKLGGNFAPRPSTGPHKLRECLPLCIFLRNRLKYALTYTECTKILAQRLVKVDGRVRTDKKYPAGFMDVITIEKTNEHFRLIYDTKGRFAIQRIHPDEAKYKLCKVKKVLVGHGGVPYIVTHDARTIRYPDPNIKPNDTIQVDIATGKVLNHIKFEPGNMCMVTGGRNLGRVGTITQWERHPGSVEMVHVRDSTGHQFVTRLNNIFIIGKSNKPWISLPKNRGIRLSIIEERDKRIRARRLAH; via the exons ATGGGT GTACGAGGtaacagaaaacatttaaaaagGTTAAATGCCCCAAAACACTGGATGTTGGATAAGCTGGGGGGTAATTTTGCCCCAAGACCCAGCACAGGTCCTCACAAATTGAGAGAATGTCTACCACTCTGTATATTCTTACGAAATCGTCTGAAATATGCACTCACTTATACAGAATGCACGAAGATATTGGCCCAACGTCTGGTTAAAGTTGATGGGAGAGTGCGCACTGATAAGAAGTATCCTGCGGGATTCATGGATGTTATCACCATAGAGAAAACAAACGAGCACTTTCGCCTTATTTACGACACCAAAGGCAGGTTTGCTATTCAGCGCATCCATCCTGATGAGGCTAAGTATAAACTCTGTAAAGTAAAGAAAGTCCTAGTCGGCCACGGAGGAGTACCATACATTGTGACCCATGACGCCAGGACCATTCGATATCCAGATCCAAATATCAAGCCAAATGATACAATCCAGGTGGACATCGCCACGGGAAAAGTTCTAAACCATATTAAATTTGAACCAG GCAACATGTGTATGGTTACGGGTGGACGTAACTTGGGACGAGTTGGAACTATTACTCAATGGGAACGTCATCCTGGTTCTGTTGAAATGGTTCACGTGCGCGACAGCACAGGACATCAGTTCGTCACTCGCCTAAACAATATCTTCATCATTGGAAAGTCAAACAAACCATGGATTTCTCTACCGAAAAACAGGGGTATCAGATTGTCTATTATTGAAGAGCGCGATAAGCGAATACGGGCAAGACGCCTTGCTCACTAA